GGCGGATGCTGCCCGTGCCACCCTGGGGCTAGATTTGACGGATTACGTCGTGACAGATGCGCCGTTAGGAGTGGGGCTGAAAACGGCAGGTTCGGGCGCAACTTGGGGAACTATTCAGAACCCCGACAGCTTGCTGCGAGCGGTAGAAAAATTGGTAAAAGTAGGAGGGGCAGAGGCGATCGCCGTGGTCGCGCGCTTTCCCGACGATGGGGGCAGCGCAGCCCTTCAGCAATATCGCCAAGGTCAGGGCGTTGATCCTTTAGCAGGTGCCGAAGCCGTCATCAGCCATCTCGTCGTGAAGACCTTTCAAATCCCCTGTGCTCACGCCCCCGCACTATCACCCCTTCCCCTCGACCCGACTCTATCGCCCCGATCGGCAGCAGAAGAATTAGGCTACACCTTCCTCTCCTGCGTTTTAGTCGGCTTGAGCCGTGCCCCTCAGTTTGTTAAGGCTGCTTCAACTCGGGTAAGCGACCTGTGGGTAGACCAAGTGAATGCTTTAGTCATTCCGGCAACTGCCTGCGGGGGCAGCGCTATTCTCAGTCTCAGCCAAACCTCGACGCTCATTATTACCGTTCAAGAAAACCAGACGCGCCTAGCGGTTACCGCCAGTGCCCTGGGCATCTCGACGTTTGAAGTGAGTTCTTACCTGGAAGCTTTAGGAGTACTGGTCGCTCATCGGGCAGGCATTAGTCTGGCGGCTCTACGTCCCACATTG
The Timaviella obliquedivisa GSE-PSE-MK23-08B genome window above contains:
- a CDS encoding DUF3326 domain-containing protein translates to MNTSPYTVVLIVPTGIGAAVGGYAGDALPVARAIAQVADRLITHPNVLNGAQLYWSLPNAFYVEGYGLDQFAAGQWGLRPVVQNRVGLVLDQGIEPELRWRHLQAADAARATLGLDLTDYVVTDAPLGVGLKTAGSGATWGTIQNPDSLLRAVEKLVKVGGAEAIAVVARFPDDGGSAALQQYRQGQGVDPLAGAEAVISHLVVKTFQIPCAHAPALSPLPLDPTLSPRSAAEELGYTFLSCVLVGLSRAPQFVKAASTRVSDLWVDQVNALVIPATACGGSAILSLSQTSTLIITVQENQTRLAVTASALGISTFEVSSYLEALGVLVAHRAGISLAALRPTLSSIRELNH